In one window of Calypte anna isolate BGI_N300 chromosome 1, bCalAnn1_v1.p, whole genome shotgun sequence DNA:
- the LRRN3 gene encoding leucine-rich repeat neuronal protein 3: MKDMQLKINFLLGLVITALVQAVGKKADCPESCICEIRPWFTPRSVYMEAPTVDCNDLGLFNFPARLPADTQVLLLQTNNIAKIEHSVDFPVNLTGLDLSQNNLSSVTSINLIKMPQLLSVYLEENKLTELPEECFSGLHNLQELYINHNLLSVIAPGAFIGLNNLLRLHLNSNGLQMINREWFEATPNLEILMIGENPIIRIEDMNFKPLINLRSLVLAGINLTEIPDNALVGLDNLESISFYDNRFVRVPHIALQKATNLKFLDLNKNPINRIRRGDFSNMLHLKELGINNMPELISIDSLAVDNLPDLRKIEATNNPRLSYIHPNAFYRLPKLESLMLNSNALSALYRSTIESLPNLKEVSIHSNPIRCDCVIRWINMNKTNIRFMEPESLFCVDPPEFQGQNVRQIHFREMMEICLPLIAPESFPSTLDLKTGSHISLHCRATAEPEPEIYWITPSGHKLLPNTISNKYYIHSEGTLDISDVTQKESGLYTCIASNLVGADLKSVMIKVDGSFPQDSNGSLNIKIKDIKSNSVLVSWKANSKILKSSVRWTAFLKAENSQAAQSARIPSDIRVYNLTHLNPSTEYKICVDIPTIYSQNKKQCINVTTKGPDLAMKGHEKSNIIGFLACLGALLGITSVIYLYNCISREMNYDVGHSYLKNYLKKQSFSLNELYPPLVSLWDMGKEKSTSVEVKATVIGVPTNVS, encoded by the coding sequence ATGAAGGACATGCAactcaaaattaatttccttcttgGCCTAGTTATCACTGCTCTAGTACaagctgtaggaaaaaaagcagactgcCCAGAGTCATGTATATGCGAGATCAGACCATGGTTCACTCCCAGATCTGTGTATATGGAGGCTCCAACAGTGGACTGTAATGATTTAggcctttttaattttccagccAGACTTCCTGCTGATACACAGGTTCTACTTCTACAGACTAATAATATTGCAAAAATTGAACACTCAGTAGACTTTCCAGTGAATTTAACTGGTCTAGATTTATCTCAGAACAATTTGTCCTCTGTGACCAGTATTAATCTTATCAAGATGCCACAGTTGCTTTCAGTGTAccttgaagaaaacaaacttaCTGAACTCCCTGAAGAATGTTTCTCTGGACTCCACAATTTACAAGAGCTTTATATTAATCACAACCTGCTTTCTGTGATTGCACCAGGAGCTTTCATAGGCCTCAATAATCTTCTCAGACTTCATCTCAATTCAAATGGTCTGCAAATGATCAACAGGGAGTGGTTTGAAGCTACTCCTAACCTTGAAATTCTGATGATTGGTGAAAACCCAATCATCAGAATTGAAGATATGAACTTTAAGCCTCTTATCAATCTGCGTAGCCTAGTTTTAGCAGGAATAAATCTCACTGAAATACCAGATAATGCTTTGGTTGGCCTTGACAATTTAGAAAGCATCTCCTTTTATGACAACAGATTTGTTAGAGTGCCACACATTGCCCTCCAAAAGGCTACAAATCTTAAATTTCTGGATCTAAATAAGAATCCCATTAACAGAATACGGCGAGGAGATTTTAGCAATATGCTACACCTTAAAGAGCTAGGAATCAATAACATGCCTGAGCTGATTTCTATAGATAGCCTTGCTGTTGATAATTTGccagatttaagaaaaatagaagCTACCAATAACCCCAGATTATCATACATTCATCCAAATGCATTCTACAGGCTTCCCAAGCTGGAATCCCTCATGCTCAACAGCAACGCGCTGAGTGCCCTGTACCGCAGTACGATTGAATCCTTGCCTAACCTCAAAGAAGTCAGCATCCACAGCAACCCCATCCGATGTGACTGTGTCATCCGCTGGATTAACATGAATAAAACCAACATTCGCTTCATGGAGCCAGAGTCTCTGTTTTGTGTAGACCCTCCGGAATTCCAAGGCCAGAATGTGAGACAGATACACTTCCGGGAAATGATGGAAATCTGTCTCCCTCTCATAGCCCCTGAAAGTTTTCCATCTACTCTGGATCTAAAAACTGGCAGCCATATTTCTTTACACTGCAGAGCAACAGCAGAACCAGAACCTGAAATCTACTGGATAACACCATCCGGACATAAACTTTTGCCTAATACTATTTCTAATAAATACTACATCCATTCTGAAGGAACATTAGACATAAGTGACGTAACACAAAAAGAAAGTGGCTTATACACATGTATAGCAAGCAACTTAGTTGGGGCAGACCTGAAGTCAGTCATGATTAAAGTGGATGGCTCTTTCCCTCAGGACAGCAATGGATCtttgaatattaaaataaaagacataaAATCTAATTCCGTTTTGGTGTCATGGAAAGCAAACTCTAAAATTCTCAAGTCCAGTGTCAGATGGACAGcctttctgaaagctgaaaactCCCAGGCTGCACAAAGCGCTCGAATACCATCTGATATAAGGGTGTATAACCTTACACATCTAAATCCATCAACTGAATACAAAATTTGTGTAGATATTCCCACTATCTATTCACAGAATAAGAAACAATGCATCAATGTAACCACAAAAGGACCGGACTTGGCAATGAAAGGCCATGAAAAGAGCAACATAATAGGATTCCTTGCCTGCCTTGGTGCTCTTCTGGGAATCACCTCTGTGATATATCTCTACAACTGCATCTCACGAGAGATGAACTATGACGTTGGACACAGCTATCTAAAGAATTACCTGAAGAAACAATCTTTTTCACTCAATGAGCTTTATCCTCCTCTAGTCAGTCTTTGGGACATgggcaaagaaaaaagcacatcaGTGGAAGTAAAAGCAACTGTAATAGGCGTACCAACCAATGTGTCATAA